In Paracoccus contaminans, the genomic stretch ACTGCCGGTCAAAGACGCGCCCCTCGGTATCCTCGGCATGGACGGTGACGGGCTGGCCGTTCGGCGCATAGGCCAGGCGAAAGACGGGGTTTTCAGAAATCGAGATGCCGCCCTCCATTGTCATCAGCAGGGCATCGCCCTGCTTGACGGCGATGGTGCGGACGAACTCGGCCGGGATGTCCAGCAGCGTGACCTGATCGCGCTGCAGCCCCGAAAAATTCGGGTGGCGGATCATCAGCTGGCCCATGGCGCGCGTTCCCACGGGTTCGGATTTCCAGCGCATCGCGCCGATGTCCTTGCGCGCATCCTCGCCCGAGCGGCCGGCGGGCGCCGCGCAGCCGCCCGATGCCTTGACGAAGCGCCCCGCCATCACCTGCCGTCCATCATTCAGCGTGGCGATGGCGCGCACATCGGAATAGGCGTTGACGCGGACCCGCAGTTCAAGGTCCAGCGGCGCGGCGGCAGGGCCGAAGGTGAATTCGGCGGCAACAGGCGCGGGGTTCTGGTCGATCACCAGCGCAAGCCGGGCGATCGGAGGCGCGCCGGGCGGCTGGGTCACGCGGACGGGGACCAGCGCGGGATTGTCGGCCCGCATCGGCGCCTCAAGGTTCAGGATGGCAGGATCGACGGGCGGTTCGGTTTCCGTCCCGATCACGGCAAGCCGCATCTCGTCCCAGGCAGGCGAGGGGCGCATCGGGTTGTCGGCCGCAGGGGCCGCCCCGGCAAGCAGCCCCAGGGCGGCTGCGGCGAGAAGCAGGCGGGATGCGATCATGGTGGCCTTCGGCCTTTCTGGGCGGCGCGGATGGGGCAAGCGTAAGCCTGCCAGCGCATCAGGCAACCCGACCAAGGTCGCAGGCGCGCGGATTTCAGGGGCGGCCCTGCGGCCGGGCGCGCATCATGGGGTGCATGCCGCCTTTTGGGGATCGCCATGTTCGTGCCCGTCCTGACCGCCTGCCTTGCCGCCGCGCCGCATGACTGCGCGCCCCGGCTGCTGCCGGCGGGGGCGGGGGCGGACATGGCCGCCTGCCGCACGGCGGGCGAATCGGCAGCGGCGGCCTGGCTGGCCGCGCATCCCGGCCTGACGGGGCGGGGCTGGACCTGCGCGCCCCTTGACGCCGCCCCGGCGCTGGCGCTGATCGAGATCGCGCCGGGCGTCCTGGTCAGCCGGGGCGCGGATGAGCCGCTGTCGCCGGCCAATCGCGGGCGTATCGCCAATCTCGGCGTGGTCATCGGCGAGCGGCAGGTGGCCGTGATCGACCCAGGTGGCACGCGCGAGCAGGGCGAGGCGCTGCTGGCGGCGATCCGCGCGCGCACCGGCCTGCCGATCGGCCCGGTCATCCTGACCCATATGCACCCCGACCACATCGCGGGCGCCGAGGTCTTTGCCGAGGCGGGGGGCGAGGTGATCGCCGATGCGCGCCTGCCCGCGGCGCTGGCGCGGCGCCGCGCGGCCTGGATGGAAACGATCCCCGCCCAGATCGGCGCATCGGCATGGGCGGGAACGGCGCTGATCGATCCGGCCCGGACCGTCGCGGATGAAACGGTGATCGAGCTGGGCGGGACGGCGCTGACGCTGACCCCGGTGCCGGCCGCGCATACCGATACCGACCTGACGGTGCGCGATTCGCGATCAGGCACGCTGTTCACGGGCGATCTGGTGTTCCGCGGGCTGACACCCGTTGTCGATGCCTCGCTGTCCGGCTGGCTGGCCTGGCTGGCCGCGCCGGCGGCCGATACGGCCCATGTGGTGCCGGGCCACGGGCCGGTGGCGGCATCGCTGGTCGCGGCAACGGCCGATGAGGGCCGCTATCTTGCCGCGCTGCGGGATGCGGTGCGGGCCGCGCTGGACACAGGCCAGGGCCTGTCCGGGGCGGTTCCGGCGATCATGGCGGCGATGGCCCCGCTGGCGCCGGGATGGGCCGATTTCGAGGCGACCACCGCCCGCAATGCCGCCGCTGCTTGGGCCGAGATGGAATGGGAATGAGCCGCCCTCTGCCCGCCTGGCCGGGGGGCAGGCCCTGCCCCTGCGTTCCGGGTGAGGCTCGCAGCGGCACAGGCAGGCCGAGGCGACGGGGGCCGGCAGGGGGCAGAGGCAGGGGGCAGGGCGGGCCGTCCTGTTTTCGCCTCTCCCCCTTATCGCCGATTGACCGACGCACCCCGCGGGCGCAGCATCCCCTTGCCCGGAGGAGGACCGGGCGAACGGAGGATGAGCGATGCCCAACGACCAGACCCACCCCTTCAAGGGGGTCAGCAACATGCCCTTTGCCAAACGCTATGACAATTTCATCGGCGGCAAGTGGGTGCCGCCGGTCAGCGGGCGCTATTTCCAGAACGCGACCCCCATCACCGGGATGGACATGGGCGAGATCGCCCGTTCGGACGAGGCGGACATCGGCCTGGCGCTGGACGCCGCGCACAAGGCCGCCGACGACTGGGGCCGGACCAGCGTGCAGGAACGATCGACCATCCTGCTGAAGATCGCCGACCGGATGGAGGCGAACCTCGAACTGCTCGCCACGGCCGAGACATGGGACAACGGCAAGCCGATCCGCGAGACGATGGCCGCCGACGTGCCGCTGGCGATCGACCATTTTCGCTATTTCGCGGGCGTGCTGCGCGCTCAGGAAGGCAGCCTGTCGCAGATCGACGACAACACCGTCGCCTATCACTTCCACGAGCCGCTGGGCGTCGTCGGGCAGATCATCCCGTGGAACTTTCCGCTGCTGATGGCCTGCTGGAAGCTGGCCCCGGCGCTGGCGGCGGGCAACTGCGTGGTGCTGAAACCAGCCGAACAGACACCGGCCTCGATCATGGTCTGGGCCGAGCTGATCGGCGATCTGCTGCCGGCGGGCGTTCTGAACATCGTCAACGGCTTCGGACTCGAGGCAGGCAAGCCGCTGGCGTCCTCGGACCGGATCGCCAAGATCGCCTTTACCGGCGAGACGTCGACGGGGCGGCTGATCATGCAGTATGCCTCGCAGAACCTGATCCCCGTGACGCTGGAACTGGGCGGCAAGTCGCCCAACGTGTTCTTTGCCGACGTGGCGCGCGAGGATGACGATTTCCTCGACAAGGCGCTGGAAGGCTTCACCATGTTCGCGCTGAACCAGGGCGAGGTCTGCACCTGTCCCTCGCGCGTGCTGGTGCAGGAATCGATCTATGAGCGGTTCATGGAAAAGGCGGTCAAGCGGACCGAGGCGATCAAGCAGGGCGACCCCCGCCAGGCCGACACCATGATCGGCGCGCAGGCCAGCAAGGAACAGCACGACAAGATCCGTTCCTATCTGGACATCGGCCGGAACGAGGGTGCCGAGGTGCTGACCGGGGGCGGGGCTGCCGACCTGGGGGGCGAGCTGTCGTCGGGCTATTACATCAAGCCGACGATCTTCCGCGGCACCAACAAGATGCGCATCTTCCAGGAGGAGATCTTCGGCCCCGTGGTGTCGGTCACGACCTTCAAGGACGAGGCCGAGGCCCTGTCGATCGCCAATGACACGCTGTATGGTCTGGGCGCGGGCGTGTGGAGCCGCGACATGAACACCTGCTACCGGATGGGCCGCGGGATCAAGGCGGGCCGCGTGTGGGTGAACAACTATCACGCTTATCCCGCGCATTCGGCCTTTGGCGGCTACAAGCAGTCGGGCATCGGGCGCGAGACGCACAAGATGATGCTGGACCACTATCAGCAGACCAAGAACATGCTGGTCAGCTATTCTCCGTCCAAGCTGGGCTTTTTCTAAGGCCGGCGGGCGGGGCCGCCGCGCCCCCGCCGCGCGGCCGGACCGGGGGCTTCGCGCCCCCGGACCCCCGCGGGATATTTGGTGCAGAAGAAGCCCCCTGATGCGCGAACCGGGCAGCGGGCCGGCGCGTTGTGGCCTTCGCAGCAGGGCGGCACGGGTGAGGGGGCGGGCATGGCAGCGGAATCGGGCAACATCGTCGATCCGCGGGATGCCGCCGAGAGCGCGGGCCTTGTCTATGTCAGCGATGCCGAGCCGGGCATCACCCGCCGCCGCGCCGGCAAGGGCTTCAGCTATCGCGGGCTGGACGGACGGCCCGTCAAGGACAAGGAGACGCTGGCCCGGATCCGTTCGCTGGCGATCCCGCCAGCCTATGCCGATGTGTGGATCTGCCCCGATCCGAACGGGCATATCCAGGCGACCGGCCGCGATGCCAAGGGCCGCAAGCAGTATCGCTATCACCCCCGCTTCCGCGAGGTGCGCGACGGCACCAAGTATGAACACATGCTGGACTTTGCCGCCGCCCTGCCCGGCCTGCGGGCGCGGGTGGACAGGGACATGAGCCTGCGCGGGATGCCGCGCGAAAAGGTGCTGGCCACGGTGGTGCATCTGCTGGAAACGACCATGATCCGCGTCGGCAATGCCGATTATGTCCGGCAGAACAAGTCGCACGGGCTGA encodes the following:
- a CDS encoding quinoprotein dehydrogenase-associated SoxYZ-like carrier; translated protein: MIASRLLLAAAALGLLAGAAPAADNPMRPSPAWDEMRLAVIGTETEPPVDPAILNLEAPMRADNPALVPVRVTQPPGAPPIARLALVIDQNPAPVAAEFTFGPAAAPLDLELRVRVNAYSDVRAIATLNDGRQVMAGRFVKASGGCAAPAGRSGEDARKDIGAMRWKSEPVGTRAMGQLMIRHPNFSGLQRDQVTLLDIPAEFVRTIAVKQGDALLMTMEGGISISENPVFRLAYAPNGQPVTVHAEDTEGRVFDRQFPQGAN
- a CDS encoding quinoprotein relay system zinc metallohydrolase 2, producing MFVPVLTACLAAAPHDCAPRLLPAGAGADMAACRTAGESAAAAWLAAHPGLTGRGWTCAPLDAAPALALIEIAPGVLVSRGADEPLSPANRGRIANLGVVIGERQVAVIDPGGTREQGEALLAAIRARTGLPIGPVILTHMHPDHIAGAEVFAEAGGEVIADARLPAALARRRAAWMETIPAQIGASAWAGTALIDPARTVADETVIELGGTALTLTPVPAAHTDTDLTVRDSRSGTLFTGDLVFRGLTPVVDASLSGWLAWLAAPAADTAHVVPGHGPVAASLVAATADEGRYLAALRDAVRAALDTGQGLSGAVPAIMAAMAPLAPGWADFEATTARNAAAAWAEMEWE
- the adh gene encoding aldehyde dehydrogenase; this translates as MPNDQTHPFKGVSNMPFAKRYDNFIGGKWVPPVSGRYFQNATPITGMDMGEIARSDEADIGLALDAAHKAADDWGRTSVQERSTILLKIADRMEANLELLATAETWDNGKPIRETMAADVPLAIDHFRYFAGVLRAQEGSLSQIDDNTVAYHFHEPLGVVGQIIPWNFPLLMACWKLAPALAAGNCVVLKPAEQTPASIMVWAELIGDLLPAGVLNIVNGFGLEAGKPLASSDRIAKIAFTGETSTGRLIMQYASQNLIPVTLELGGKSPNVFFADVAREDDDFLDKALEGFTMFALNQGEVCTCPSRVLVQESIYERFMEKAVKRTEAIKQGDPRQADTMIGAQASKEQHDKIRSYLDIGRNEGAEVLTGGGAADLGGELSSGYYIKPTIFRGTNKMRIFQEEIFGPVVSVTTFKDEAEALSIANDTLYGLGAGVWSRDMNTCYRMGRGIKAGRVWVNNYHAYPAHSAFGGYKQSGIGRETHKMMLDHYQQTKNMLVSYSPSKLGFF